The window CACAATTGTTTCACCGTAGGCCtaaagttgattttttgtttCGGTCAAAAGTTACTTTGACCCAAAATTCGTCAAACAAGCCACGAAAAGAAAAGTACAACATGATGCATAATGAAACAAACCACCAAAAGAGAGGTACGACATGAAGCATAGTAAGAAATATGGAAATAAGGGAGGAAAGGTGCCAAAAACTAGATTGGAAATTTGAGATCTAGAGAAGCACGTGTTCAAAcattttttccaaattcaaGTAAGATGATCCATTTGGACCAGTGGTAGCCGCTTCTGCCGTATGCTTCCACTCcatggttttctttttcatttctttgccTTTCTCTCCCTCCATCAACTCCCTCACAAGCTTTGCAACTTCATCCCGCTTAACATCACTGTCTATCTCCATTCCTACGCCCCACTCAGTGCAGCAGTAACGACAGTTGGTTTGCTGCTCTGCAAAAAATGGCCAACAAATCATAGGCACTCCAGCGCATAAACCCTCGATTATGGAATTCCAGCCGTTATGAGTTAAGAAGCCGCCAATGGCCTGGTGGGTGAGAACTTGCTCTTGAGGACACCAACCTGCTAGTAAACCCCTGTCTTCTGTTTCTGCCACGAATTCTGGTGGCAGAATGGCTGACTCACCAGACACGAGATCTGGCCTAAGTATCCACAAGAAGCTTTGATTGCTATTTGCAAGTCCCCAAGCAAACTCAATCAGTTGCTGGGGAGTCATGACTGTGATGCTTCCATAATTAACGTAAACAACAGAGTTGGGTTCTTTGGAATCCAGCCATTTGAGACACTCGGGCTCTTCCTTCCACAGATTTGATCCAATCAACTGTAGTTCGCTATCGTGAATCTGATCCAGAAGTAGCTGAAGAGGAGCGATGGTGTAGATTGGGGGATACATGGGAGCAATTGCATCCAAAACCTCATGCTCTAAAGCGTCAAACGTATTGAAAATGATGGCAGAAGCCTTGCGAGCCCTTTCAAGCTCACCCATGGCAAAGTCCAGCATGACATCATCTGGATCGGTAGTCCGAATGAAGCTCGGGAGATCCTTCAAACGGATACCTTTCATGCCCGGTATCCAATCAACAACAGTATCCAAATACCCATTTGTTAGATAACTCTCATCTGCATATCAcagaagaaggaaaaatgaaaaatcagaGTCGGTAGGAGACTGGGATTTGAAAAACTTGTATTCAAAGCCGAACTTGGAATAATACCTTTGAGTGGTGTAAAACCCTTGTCGATGAGACTGCGATACTGCACATAGGCCATGAAGCCACAAGCACTAGCTGTCCATAAAAGAAGGTCGGGAATGCCGAGTTCTTGAGCAGCGTCTAAAGTGAAGCTCATGATAGCGTCAGAAAATATGCAAGTGACGGGAGGACCGTCGTGGTTGAGTTTGGCGAGAAGGCGTCTAAAGGGAGCCAAGCAGTTCTTTTTGGTGGATACACAGAGGGAAGGAATGTGTTGGGTTGCGTCGACGTCGGACGGGGGGAGACCATCGGGAATGGTTTCGAACTGAAAGGTGGGGAGACCACTGAGGCAGTTGGGGCCCTGGGCCTTGAGTAAGCGTGTGTGGTTGAACTCTGTGTTGACAAAGGTGATACGAAAGCCTCTGAAATGGAGGAGCTTTGCTAGTTTTAGCATAGGATTGATATGGCCCTGAGCAGGGTATGGAATACAAACTGCATGAGGCTTCTCCGAACCCATTTTTGCACTGGGATTGGGATGCCCTACCGTTTCATGTGCCTCCAATTTTATAGAGTTTTTTAGTATGGCACCTAAGccgtgttttttttcttttgaaaaaaaattataaaccaaAAAACTAACATTAATCAGACTgatttaatatatgaaataaagtCTTGTCTGTCAATATTGGTTTTAATGTGAATTTGTAAAACCAACATCATCGTCGGTCGGTTGGTCTTatagcataaaaaataaaagcgtATGTGTCAATATTGGttctaaatgttttttaaaattaacttatacTTAGCATTATATCGacagttattttaaaaatagaatgttTCTatcaataaggaaaaaaaaaacatttaaagccTGTTCTACGCAGTTTCTAAGAGAAAACACTGAGCTGGAAATATTTTGGTATCATTTCCGTGCTGCAATAGCGTCACCGACACTCTTTATCTTCGAATCAGAGTCAACAGGAAGGATTAATGTATGCAGTATCCCTGATGGAAACATTACTATTTTTAGTTGGCtgcaattgatttttaatttattatcattcATGTTAAAGGAAAAGCCCGCACCGGAGCCTGGGGACttatgtttcatttttctcGTAACAATTAAGTGCCCGCTATTCATGAAAAGTACGAGAAAGAACGTGACAAACTAGGATCCTGGCGTGAGCCTTTACCATCTTCTTAAGAGAATAGTGAACCACCTATATATGCATCACCATTTGTGGAAGCTGATGCTCTGTTTAAAAATTTTCGACGGCTGCCCTCGTATCAATATATTGCGCTGGCATGAGTCCAAAGCATATTTATATTTCCTAGTTAAAATAtgatgataattattttcaaaacaaatctattttcaaatgcaaaaaattaatgaagattACTAACTTGCCCATAGAACAACACAGTATATCTATCCCAATGACGGGAAACTTCTCCGATCCGTCAGTCAGGAACAAGGCATCTACCCTTCCACCTACGTTCGTAATTACACCATTTcgttttgtttttgtcttttagTGAAGCATTAAGGTCAAAGATAGCCTGTATCTGTAGTTTTGTACCTCACGAGGACTCCTTCCAAGGCCCATAAACCGAGAAATCCTACGTCACTTTCCTAAAAACGAGGGGAAAAATGGAACTCGGAGAACTCCGCAGCTGCCAAACTAAATCAAAGGACTAAGTTATGGTCCACGGCTTTAATACTGGAGTTtaacttcaaaataataaaaaatgataaaaatagtaCCCACCTCGTAATATTTATCAAACTAATCTTTTTACATCCCTATAAACATCTacatgaattttcttttttaagtgtgtaaaatcataattttaaaagtttcataaatattcttaaaattataatttataattgtgattttataattttttttagaactagTTAGTAACtatgatttcaaaattatttttaatttattcatattttaataatattatgattttaatattatttttaaaatatttttttatcgtaataaccataaaaccaccGTTATTCAATAgtaacctaaaatcataattattaatattaatttttatatgaaaatataaaattttaaaataatataaataatttatttaattattttaaaatttaaaaataatataaaaaataattttatttaattcatatgtgataaaattcataaaacaaataaatattttatttatc is drawn from Vitis riparia cultivar Riparia Gloire de Montpellier isolate 1030 chromosome 18, EGFV_Vit.rip_1.0, whole genome shotgun sequence and contains these coding sequences:
- the LOC117906240 gene encoding 7-deoxyloganetin glucosyltransferase-like, which codes for MGSEKPHAVCIPYPAQGHINPMLKLAKLLHFRGFRITFVNTEFNHTRLLKAQGPNCLSGLPTFQFETIPDGLPPSDVDATQHIPSLCVSTKKNCLAPFRRLLAKLNHDGPPVTCIFSDAIMSFTLDAAQELGIPDLLLWTASACGFMAYVQYRSLIDKGFTPLKDESYLTNGYLDTVVDWIPGMKGIRLKDLPSFIRTTDPDDVMLDFAMGELERARKASAIIFNTFDALEHEVLDAIAPMYPPIYTIAPLQLLLDQIHDSELQLIGSNLWKEEPECLKWLDSKEPNSVVYVNYGSITVMTPQQLIEFAWGLANSNQSFLWILRPDLVSGESAILPPEFVAETEDRGLLAGWCPQEQVLTHQAIGGFLTHNGWNSIIEGLCAGVPMICWPFFAEQQTNCRYCCTEWGVGMEIDSDVKRDEVAKLVRELMEGEKGKEMKKKTMEWKHTAEAATTGPNGSSYLNLEKMFEHVLL